One region of Streptomyces subrutilus genomic DNA includes:
- a CDS encoding lysophospholipid acyltransferase family protein yields the protein MYGLWKPRVLGAWKVPASGPVILAVNHSHNIDGPMVMGTAPRPLHFLIKKEAYVGPLGPFLEGIGQVKVDRTGADRTAITRALGVLDNGGALGIFPEGTRGEGDFASLRAGLAYFAVRSGAPVVPVAVLGSGDTKGRLVKGLPALKSRVDVVFGSAFDAGDGSGRRTRTALDEATVRIQDRLTAHLADAKRLTGR from the coding sequence ATGTACGGGCTGTGGAAGCCCCGCGTGCTCGGCGCCTGGAAGGTGCCCGCCTCCGGCCCCGTCATCCTCGCCGTGAACCACTCGCACAACATAGACGGCCCGATGGTCATGGGCACCGCCCCCCGGCCCCTGCACTTCCTGATCAAGAAGGAAGCGTACGTCGGCCCGCTCGGCCCCTTCCTCGAAGGGATCGGGCAGGTAAAGGTCGACCGCACCGGCGCCGACCGGACGGCGATCACCCGCGCCCTCGGCGTGCTCGACAATGGAGGGGCCCTCGGCATCTTCCCCGAGGGCACCCGGGGCGAGGGCGACTTCGCCTCGCTGCGCGCCGGTCTCGCGTACTTCGCGGTCCGCAGCGGCGCGCCCGTCGTCCCGGTGGCCGTGCTCGGCAGCGGCGACACCAAGGGCCGGCTCGTCAAGGGCCTGCCCGCCCTCAAGAGCCGGGTCGACGTCGTGTTCGGCTCGGCCTTCGACGCCGGGGACGGCAGTGGCCGCCGTACCCGTACCGCGCTGGACGAGGCCACCGTACGCATCCAGGACCGGCTGACCGCCCACCTGGCCGACGCCAAGCGCCTGACCGGGCGCTGA
- the cmk gene encoding (d)CMP kinase: METAAPAAVIVAIDGPSGTGKSSTSKAVAAKLGLRYLDTGAQYRAITWWMISNGVDTDDPHAIAVAAGKPSIVSGTDPAAPTITVDGLDAAGPVRTHEVTSKVSAVSAVPEVRTLITELQRSIAEQAAAEADGIVVEGRDIGTTVLPDADIKIFLTASAEARAARRSGELRGKDAADLAATKAALIKRDAADSGRKTSPLAKAGDAVEVDTTELTLEQVIECIVTLVEEKRAGRK; this comes from the coding sequence GTGGAAACCGCAGCTCCGGCAGCCGTGATCGTCGCCATCGACGGTCCCTCCGGCACGGGCAAGTCCAGCACCTCCAAGGCCGTGGCCGCCAAGCTCGGGCTGCGCTACCTCGACACCGGCGCCCAGTACCGGGCCATCACCTGGTGGATGATCAGCAACGGCGTCGACACCGACGACCCGCACGCCATCGCCGTCGCCGCGGGCAAGCCGTCGATCGTCTCCGGCACCGACCCAGCCGCGCCCACGATCACCGTGGACGGGCTGGACGCCGCCGGCCCGGTCCGCACCCACGAGGTCACCTCCAAGGTCAGCGCCGTCAGCGCGGTCCCCGAGGTGCGCACCCTCATCACCGAGCTGCAGCGCTCCATCGCCGAGCAGGCCGCCGCGGAGGCCGACGGCATCGTCGTCGAGGGCCGCGACATCGGCACCACCGTGCTGCCCGACGCGGACATCAAGATCTTCCTGACCGCCTCCGCCGAGGCCCGCGCCGCCCGCCGCAGCGGTGAGCTCCGCGGCAAGGACGCCGCCGACCTCGCGGCCACCAAGGCCGCGCTGATCAAGCGCGACGCCGCGGACTCCGGCCGCAAGACCTCCCCGCTGGCCAAGGCCGGCGACGCCGTCGAGGTGGACACCACCGAGCTCACGCTCGAGCAGGTCATCGAGTGCATCGTGACCCTGGTCGAGGAGAAGCGGGCGGGCCGCAAGTGA